The genomic stretch GAACAGCGAAGGTCGCAATCTGAATATCCTCTGGCGTGAAAAAGGAGATCCCAACCGGGGCTATCCCTTCGTGGGCTTCAGGTTGGCGAGAAGCAAGTAGCGCCAGATCGGTTCCGCAGCCGGATCAAGCTCTGTAAACGAGCCGCATGATCGAAGACGCACTATTGTCTGTTCCAAAAGCAATGCTTGTGCGGTGAAGCGTGACGATCTGAAAAAAGTATTGACAAAAAATTGGGCTTAAAAGAGATTGCTCAAACGGTGTTCCGGAATAGCTCAGCGGTAGAGCGGGTGGCTGTTAACCACTAGGTCGGGGGTTCGAATCCCTCTTCCGGAGCCAGTATAGTTTGCCCTCTATTCGGAGGGCGTTTTTGTGTCTTGATGTTGTATGCTGTTCTACCTAAACTAGAGTTATGTCGAGCTTGGTGTGCTAATCTCCGTATTGCCACAGCGACCGAAGGGAGCTTTTGATCCCTTCTCTTTCCCTTTGTTCGATGCAGTGTTGAAGCTGATATCAAGCCGTTATGAAGCAGTGATCACTCGATGATAACGGCTTGATATCAGGTTCAAGTATAGATAAACCAAAGGGGGAATGAAGCTTGTGAATCCTTTGGTAGATTATCTGCCTTTGCGGAGTTTGGGGGCCCAGTAGCAAACGACATTTGTGCCTCAACGAGTCAATAGGTCATGGGATTGATGAGCGGAGATTCTTTTAGGGAGCTACAAACTATCTCAATATATCCAAGATTAGCTTCTCTTTGTCCTTCTTATCCGGCATCAAGCGATAGGCCTTACGGATCAATTCAGCTACTTCCTTGCCCTTAATCTCGTCATTGGAGTGTACCATACCGATCCGGCTGCCGGCTTCCACGTAATCTCCGATTTTGGGTTTCAGCAGGGCTCCGGCAGCATAATCCAAACTATCCGTAGTCTGCATTCTGCCGGCTTTGATGCGCACCAACGCATAACCGATGGCTCGGGAATCGATCTCATGAACGTATCCGCTTTCTGTGGCGATGATGGGGATTTCGTATTTGGCCTGGTCAAAGAGGCTGTAATCCTCACACACTCTGGGATCTCCGCCTTGGGCAGTGATGATTTCGGCGAATTTTGCCAAAGCACTACCGTCTTTCAGCACTTTATTAATCATCGCTTCGGCTTCGGCATGTTCTTGTGCTTTTCCAGCTAATACAAGCATTTCCGCTACCAATGCGGTAGTGATCTCGTAAGTATCGTTCAGATGGTTACCTTTCAGATATTCTATGGCTTCGATGGTTTCCAGAGCATTGCCCACGGCTTCTCCCAAAGGGGAATTCATGTTCGAAAACACCACGGATACCTTTTGTCCAAAGCTTTCTCCAGTAGATTTCAAATGCTCTGCAAGTTCACGGGCCCGTTTCAGGTTTGGCATGAATGCGCCAGAACCGATCTTGAGATCAATCACCAGATACTTTGTACCTTCAGCGATCTTTTTGCTCATGATGCTGGCGGTGATCAGGGCGGGGCTTTCAACGGTGGCGGTAACGTCCCGCAAGGCATAGATACGCTTGTCTGCCGGAACCATGGCAGCGGACTGTCCCACCAAGGCATAACCGTGTTTCAGCACCAGTGCTTTGAAGTCTTCCATGCTGTATTCGGTGTTGAATCCCGGAATGGCTTCCAGCTTGTCCAGTGTGCCTCCGGTGTGCCCCAAT from Candidatus Cloacimonadota bacterium encodes the following:
- a CDS encoding thymidine phosphorylase, with amino-acid sequence MQFNPVELILKKRDGHILSTDEIQFFIQSYLKGDISEYQMSAMLMCFYFQGAVPQEISALTQSYIDSGKRIYFDSALPVADKHSTGGVGDKLSLMLAPIAAALGLYVPMISGRGLGHTGGTLDKLEAIPGFNTEYSMEDFKALVLKHGYALVGQSAAMVPADKRIYALRDVTATVESPALITASIMSKKIAEGTKYLVIDLKIGSGAFMPNLKRARELAEHLKSTGESFGQKVSVVFSNMNSPLGEAVGNALETIEAIEYLKGNHLNDTYEITTALVAEMLVLAGKAQEHAEAEAMINKVLKDGSALAKFAEIITAQGGDPRVCEDYSLFDQAKYEIPIIATESGYVHEIDSRAIGYALVRIKAGRMQTTDSLDYAAGALLKPKIGDYVEAGSRIGMVHSNDEIKGKEVAELIRKAYRLMPDKKDKEKLILDILR